The Thermobispora bispora DSM 43833 genome window below encodes:
- a CDS encoding ATP-binding protein has translation MTGEEITRVGFGDDQDAFAIRRLAREIAERVGLEAQDRIRMATALSEIVREVLALGGEGVVIISLTEESLIMTVDYRVGEDLRQSEGMALAGRLVDEVVHAEPGSITLVKRVPAHVARRSPAEVRAGLSPVVRVTAMDELREQNRELAGTLEEGQRLNVELTETNKGILALYNQLSAELEETNRGVVALYAELEEKSARLRELAEARQRFWVSVSHELRTPLNSIIGLVRLLLGPGGEPLSEEQEHQIRLIGSSAETLLAMVSELLDMAKAESGRIQPQPVAVDVAALAEEVCTALRPAAPHRVALIVDVAADVGEMFADKAILARILHNLLYNALKFTYEGEVRLSVRLDPDAGDVVFTVADTGIGIPAKYLERVFEEFFQVPGPVAVKAEGSGLGLPYARRLAEALGGTLTLTSREGEGTTATLRVPRRMARPEVNRVLIADGDAGFRAAARRLLTGFATHVMEAADGITALQLMTAHPPDVVLIDEFLPRMDGATLLQRMAEAARLRDVPVVVVGYPSQQADRGFPVLSRQELDRDRLLATIRAVRAARTGGGPEHG, from the coding sequence ATGACCGGTGAGGAGATCACCCGGGTCGGCTTCGGGGATGACCAGGACGCCTTCGCCATCCGGCGCCTCGCCCGGGAGATCGCCGAACGGGTGGGGCTGGAGGCGCAGGACCGGATCCGGATGGCCACCGCGCTCAGCGAGATCGTCCGGGAGGTGCTCGCGCTCGGCGGAGAGGGGGTCGTGATCATCAGCCTCACCGAGGAGAGCCTGATCATGACGGTGGACTACCGCGTCGGCGAGGACCTGCGGCAGAGCGAGGGGATGGCGCTCGCCGGGCGTCTGGTCGACGAGGTCGTCCACGCCGAGCCCGGGAGCATCACCCTGGTCAAGCGCGTGCCGGCCCACGTCGCCCGGCGCTCGCCGGCCGAGGTCCGCGCCGGCCTGTCACCCGTGGTGCGGGTCACCGCCATGGACGAGCTGCGGGAGCAGAACCGGGAGCTCGCCGGCACCCTGGAGGAGGGGCAGCGGCTCAACGTCGAGCTGACCGAGACGAACAAGGGCATCCTGGCGCTGTACAACCAGCTCTCGGCCGAGCTGGAGGAGACCAACCGCGGCGTGGTCGCGCTCTACGCCGAGCTGGAGGAGAAGTCCGCCCGGCTCCGGGAGCTGGCCGAGGCCCGGCAGCGGTTCTGGGTGAGCGTCAGCCACGAGCTCCGCACCCCGCTCAACTCGATCATCGGGCTGGTACGGCTGCTGCTCGGCCCGGGCGGGGAGCCGCTCAGCGAGGAGCAGGAGCACCAGATCCGGCTGATCGGCTCCTCGGCCGAGACGCTGCTGGCCATGGTGAGCGAACTGCTCGACATGGCCAAGGCCGAGTCCGGGCGGATCCAGCCGCAGCCGGTGGCCGTCGATGTGGCGGCCCTGGCCGAGGAGGTGTGCACGGCCCTGCGTCCGGCCGCGCCCCACCGGGTGGCCCTGATCGTCGACGTGGCCGCCGACGTGGGCGAGATGTTCGCCGACAAGGCGATCCTCGCCCGGATCCTGCACAACCTGCTCTACAACGCGCTGAAGTTCACCTACGAGGGCGAGGTACGGCTCAGCGTCCGCCTCGACCCGGACGCGGGCGACGTCGTCTTCACCGTCGCCGACACCGGGATCGGCATCCCGGCCAAGTACCTGGAGCGGGTCTTCGAGGAGTTCTTCCAGGTCCCCGGGCCGGTGGCGGTCAAGGCCGAAGGGAGCGGGCTCGGCCTGCCGTACGCGCGGCGGCTCGCCGAGGCGCTCGGCGGCACGCTCACGCTGACCAGCCGGGAGGGCGAGGGCACGACCGCCACGCTCCGCGTGCCGCGGCGGATGGCGCGGCCGGAGGTGAACCGGGTGCTGATCGCGGACGGCGACGCCGGGTTCCGCGCCGCGGCCCGGCGGCTGCTGACCGGCTTCGCCACCCACGTGATGGAGGCCGCCGACGGGATCACCGCCCTGCAGCTCATGACCGCGCACCCGCCGGACGTGGTGTTGATCGACGAGTTCCTGCCGCGGATGGACGGCGCCACCCTGCTGCAGCGGATGGCCGAGGCCGCGCGGCTCCGCGACGTCCCGGTGGTGGTCGTCGGCTACCCCTCCCAGCAGGCGGACCGGGGATTTCCGGTCCTGAGCCGGCAGGAGCTCGACCGGGACCGGCTGCTCGCGACGATCCGGGCGGTCCGGGCCGCCCGAACGGGTGGGGGGCCGGAGCATGGGTGA
- a CDS encoding fused response regulator/phosphatase produces MGDTRATVLVVDDTPTKRYILSSWLRRAGHRVVEATGGGEALFLVGEVKPDLVVLDIRMPDISGFEVCERIKGDPATAAIPVIQVSAAAIAASDRTEGLERGADAYLTEPIEPDEFTATVEATLRYYWARRRAERMAARLAQLVEITLRINEAETFDEVLRVAAGGAAQMLERPAGLLALAPNGKTRAYIARPGRETTAMSATPGSLDRLTGRSLGEAAGVRLLETGVDEWTRIVPGCGITSGVRGVVCRTKTGRPPVYLGVASRPPMDEGDTNLLRQLGQALALAVDALRAYTEEHTIALTLQRSLLPRRVPDIPGLRISVRYQPAAKEVGGDFYEVLPLGERVLVALGDVQGHSLHAATVMAELRHALRASLLDKVDPAHSMGLLNTVLRRYHPLITATVCLLLIAPATGEVELVNAGHIPPLLAGKDARYHPFGDLMLGVTDETYRVERLILPEDGTILLFTDGLIEDRGRMLDDGLETARRLAEDVGDDLDAFCDRLIGAFGAREDDFALVAVRRTGERKPYPSE; encoded by the coding sequence ATGGGTGACACGCGGGCCACGGTGCTGGTGGTCGACGACACGCCCACCAAGCGGTACATCCTGTCGAGCTGGCTCCGCCGGGCCGGGCACCGGGTGGTGGAGGCCACCGGCGGCGGCGAGGCGCTGTTCCTCGTCGGGGAGGTCAAGCCCGACCTCGTCGTCCTCGACATCCGCATGCCCGACATCAGCGGATTCGAGGTGTGCGAGCGGATCAAGGGCGACCCGGCGACCGCCGCCATCCCGGTCATCCAGGTGTCGGCGGCCGCGATCGCCGCGTCCGACCGTACCGAGGGCCTGGAGCGCGGGGCGGACGCGTACCTGACCGAGCCGATCGAGCCGGACGAGTTCACCGCGACCGTCGAGGCCACGCTGCGCTACTACTGGGCGCGGCGGCGGGCCGAGCGGATGGCCGCGCGGCTCGCCCAGCTCGTCGAGATCACGCTGCGGATCAACGAGGCGGAGACCTTCGACGAGGTGCTCCGGGTGGCGGCCGGCGGGGCCGCGCAGATGCTGGAGCGGCCCGCGGGCCTGCTCGCGCTCGCCCCGAACGGGAAGACACGCGCCTACATCGCCCGGCCGGGCCGGGAGACCACGGCCATGTCCGCCACTCCGGGCAGCCTCGACCGGCTCACCGGCCGCTCCCTGGGGGAGGCGGCCGGGGTGCGGCTGCTCGAAACCGGCGTGGACGAGTGGACGCGGATCGTGCCGGGCTGCGGGATCACCTCCGGCGTGCGGGGCGTGGTGTGCCGGACCAAGACCGGCCGGCCGCCGGTCTACCTCGGCGTGGCGAGCCGGCCGCCCATGGACGAGGGCGACACGAACCTCCTCCGCCAGCTCGGGCAGGCGCTCGCCCTGGCCGTGGACGCGCTGCGGGCGTACACCGAGGAGCACACGATCGCGCTCACCCTGCAGCGCAGCCTGCTGCCCAGGCGCGTCCCCGACATCCCCGGCCTGCGGATCAGCGTCCGCTACCAGCCGGCCGCCAAGGAGGTGGGCGGGGACTTCTACGAGGTCCTGCCGCTCGGCGAGCGGGTGCTGGTCGCGCTCGGCGACGTCCAGGGCCACTCCCTGCACGCGGCGACCGTGATGGCGGAGCTGCGGCACGCCCTGCGCGCCTCGCTGCTCGACAAGGTCGACCCGGCGCATTCGATGGGGCTGCTCAACACGGTGCTGCGCCGCTACCACCCGCTGATCACGGCGACCGTCTGCCTGCTGCTCATCGCGCCGGCCACCGGGGAGGTGGAGCTGGTCAACGCCGGGCACATCCCGCCGCTGCTCGCCGGGAAGGACGCGCGATACCACCCGTTCGGCGACCTGATGCTCGGCGTCACCGACGAGACCTACCGCGTGGAACGGCTGATCCTGCCCGAGGACGGCACCATCCTGCTCTTCACCGACGGGCTGATCGAGGACCGGGGCCGGATGCTCGACGACGGCCTGGAGACCGCCCGGCGGCTCGCCGAGGACGTGGGCGACGACCTCGACGCGTTCTGCGACCGGCTCATCGGCGCGTTCGGCGCCCGGGAGGACGACTTCGCCCTCGTCGCGGTGCGCCGCACCGGAGAGCGGAAGCCGTACCCGAGCGAATAG
- a CDS encoding YgfZ/GcvT domain-containing protein, translating to MRSPLLDALGAVPGERPDETVAAHYGDPYAEQRALVRGEALTDRSNRGVVRVSGPDRLSWLNSLSSQKLDTLRPGVPTQTLILDPHGRIEHHLTLVDDGTAVWAHVEPGTAADLIAFLEKMRFMLRVEIEDRTAEYAVVSVGAPGTEPAPRTLPEGIIAIGGDLLVPRDRLAGIADELGLRLAGLWAYEALRIAAHIPRLGFETDHKTIPHEVGWIEKAVHLNKGCYRGQETVARVHNLGHPPRRLVFLHLDGSVDILPPHGAPVTLAGPAAAAGEPGAEPDAGDRGQVGFVGSSARHYELGPIALALVKRTVPVDAPLLAGGVAASQEVIVPPDAGRNVKIDPALARRRLR from the coding sequence ATGCGGAGCCCACTGCTGGACGCCCTAGGCGCGGTCCCCGGTGAGCGGCCGGACGAGACCGTCGCCGCCCACTACGGAGACCCCTACGCCGAGCAGCGCGCGCTCGTGCGCGGGGAGGCGCTCACCGACCGGAGCAACCGGGGGGTGGTGCGCGTCTCCGGTCCCGATCGGCTGAGCTGGCTCAACAGCCTCAGCTCGCAGAAGCTCGACACCCTCCGGCCCGGCGTCCCCACCCAGACGCTGATCCTCGACCCGCACGGCAGGATCGAGCACCACCTCACCCTGGTGGACGACGGGACGGCGGTGTGGGCGCACGTGGAGCCGGGCACCGCGGCGGACCTGATCGCCTTCCTGGAGAAGATGCGGTTCATGCTCCGGGTCGAGATCGAGGACCGGACCGCCGAGTACGCGGTGGTCTCGGTGGGCGCGCCCGGCACCGAACCGGCGCCGCGCACCCTCCCGGAGGGCATCATCGCGATCGGCGGCGACCTGCTCGTGCCGCGCGACCGGCTCGCCGGGATCGCCGATGAGCTCGGGCTGCGGCTCGCCGGGCTGTGGGCGTACGAGGCGCTGCGGATCGCCGCGCACATCCCCCGCCTGGGCTTCGAGACCGACCACAAGACCATCCCCCACGAGGTCGGCTGGATCGAGAAGGCGGTCCACCTCAACAAGGGCTGCTACCGGGGCCAGGAGACGGTCGCCCGGGTGCACAACCTCGGCCACCCGCCGCGCCGGCTCGTCTTCCTCCACCTCGACGGCAGCGTCGACATCCTGCCGCCGCACGGCGCCCCGGTCACGCTCGCCGGCCCGGCCGCGGCCGCCGGGGAGCCCGGGGCGGAGCCGGACGCCGGCGACCGTGGGCAGGTGGGGTTCGTCGGCTCGTCGGCCCGGCACTACGAGCTCGGCCCGATCGCCCTCGCCCTGGTGAAGCGGACGGTGCCGGTCGACGCACCGCTGCTCGCGGGTGGAGTGGCCGCGTCGCAGGAGGTCATCGTGCCGCCGGACGCCGGGCGGAACGTGAAGATCGACCCCGCCCTGGCGCGCCGCCGCCTCCGCTGA
- the dtd gene encoding D-aminoacyl-tRNA deacylase, protein MRAVVQRVTSASVTVDGKVVGAIDEPGLLVLVGVTHTDGRAEAARLAAKLWGLRILHGEKSCSDLNAPLLVISQFTLYGDARRGRRPTWQAAAPAPVAEPLVDAVVEELRALGARVETGVFGADMKVTLTNDGPVTLVLHVDAPSA, encoded by the coding sequence ATGCGTGCGGTCGTGCAACGGGTCACTTCGGCGTCTGTGACGGTCGACGGCAAGGTCGTGGGGGCGATCGACGAGCCGGGCCTGCTCGTCCTCGTCGGAGTCACCCACACCGATGGGCGGGCGGAGGCGGCGCGGCTCGCGGCCAAGCTGTGGGGGCTGCGCATCCTCCACGGGGAGAAGTCCTGCTCCGACCTGAACGCGCCCCTGCTCGTGATCAGCCAGTTCACCCTGTACGGCGACGCCCGGCGGGGCCGCCGGCCCACCTGGCAGGCGGCGGCGCCGGCCCCGGTGGCCGAGCCGCTGGTCGACGCGGTGGTCGAGGAGCTGCGCGCGCTCGGCGCCCGGGTGGAGACCGGGGTGTTCGGCGCGGACATGAAGGTGACCTTGACCAACGACGGCCCGGTCACCCTGGTCCTCCACGTCGACGCGCCTTCGGCCTGA
- a CDS encoding asparaginase has product MPELVVEVVRSGFVECVHRVRVHVVDAQGEPVMVRGDTAALASPRSAMKPLQALAMLRHGLPLTGELLALACSSHCGEAFHVDGVRKILASAGLDESALRCPPDLPYDEESRLRVIRSGGTAERIYMNCSGKHAAMLATCAVNGWPLDSYLHPGHPLQRAIRAAVEEFTGERIAATGVDGCGAPLLFVSMTGVVRAYRRLVLAEGGPERRIADAMRAHPEWTTGTARPETVLMRAIPGLLVKSGAEGFVVWAHSDGRAGAVKVEDGGERARMPATVAALRAAGLDAPELAGLATAPLFGGGEPVGEVRVRPA; this is encoded by the coding sequence ATGCCTGAGCTGGTCGTCGAGGTGGTCCGTTCGGGGTTCGTGGAGTGCGTGCACCGCGTGCGGGTGCACGTCGTGGACGCGCAGGGGGAACCGGTCATGGTGCGCGGGGACACCGCGGCCCTCGCCTCCCCGCGCTCCGCGATGAAACCCCTGCAGGCGCTCGCCATGCTCCGCCACGGCCTGCCGCTCACCGGCGAGCTGCTCGCGCTCGCCTGCTCCAGCCACTGCGGGGAGGCCTTCCACGTCGACGGGGTGCGGAAGATCCTGGCGTCGGCCGGGCTCGACGAGTCCGCCCTGCGCTGCCCCCCGGACCTGCCGTACGACGAGGAGTCGCGGCTGCGGGTGATCCGTTCGGGCGGCACCGCGGAGCGGATCTACATGAACTGCTCCGGCAAGCACGCGGCGATGCTCGCCACCTGCGCGGTGAACGGCTGGCCGCTCGACAGCTACCTGCACCCCGGCCACCCGCTGCAGCGGGCGATCCGCGCCGCCGTGGAGGAGTTCACCGGGGAGCGGATCGCGGCGACCGGGGTCGACGGCTGCGGGGCGCCGCTGCTGTTCGTGTCGATGACCGGGGTGGTGCGGGCCTACCGCCGGCTCGTGCTCGCCGAGGGCGGGCCGGAGCGGCGGATCGCGGACGCCATGCGCGCCCATCCGGAGTGGACCACGGGTACGGCCCGGCCGGAGACCGTGCTGATGCGGGCGATCCCGGGGCTGCTGGTCAAGTCCGGGGCCGAGGGGTTCGTGGTCTGGGCGCACTCCGACGGCCGCGCCGGCGCGGTGAAGGTCGAGGACGGCGGGGAACGGGCGCGGATGCCGGCGACCGTGGCGGCCCTGCGCGCCGCCGGGCTGGACGCGCCCGAGCTCGCCGGGCTCGCGACCGCCCCGCTCTTCGGCGGCGGCGAGCCGGTCGGCGAGGTCCGGGTCCGGCCGGCCTGA
- a CDS encoding class I SAM-dependent methyltransferase codes for MRNDGEPSMTALMAAAARAAHLIVDEEPHIFRDTLAYRLLGERAETLVGFHRAHGTEPVLAGARTAAVTRSRYTEDRLTEAIGRGIGQYVILGAGLDSFAYRSPYAGKIRVFEVDHPDTQGWKRALLTASGIPTPPSLRFVPADLEEQFDRLAYGGLDPSRPAFVSWLGVTMYLTRGAVERTLAWLGRLAPGTELVVEYLLPEALWDAAGREYAEHVRAAAAGFGEPWVTFFAPEEMSALLERHGFEVIEQARQREAIDAALWHRSDSLSACDLSVFAHARVRRDPAAGGGA; via the coding sequence ATGCGAAATGACGGAGAACCGAGCATGACCGCGCTCATGGCCGCGGCGGCCCGGGCGGCGCATCTGATCGTCGATGAAGAGCCGCACATCTTCCGCGACACCCTGGCCTACCGGTTGCTCGGCGAGCGGGCCGAGACGCTGGTGGGCTTCCACCGTGCCCATGGCACGGAGCCGGTCCTCGCGGGCGCCCGGACCGCGGCGGTCACGCGCAGCCGCTACACGGAGGACCGGCTGACCGAGGCGATCGGCCGCGGAATCGGCCAGTACGTGATCCTCGGCGCCGGGCTGGATTCGTTCGCCTACCGGTCCCCGTACGCCGGGAAGATCCGCGTCTTCGAGGTCGATCACCCGGACACCCAGGGGTGGAAGCGCGCGCTGCTCACCGCGAGCGGGATCCCCACGCCGCCCTCGCTGCGCTTCGTCCCGGCCGATCTGGAAGAGCAATTCGACCGTCTCGCGTACGGCGGGCTGGACCCCTCCCGGCCGGCGTTCGTGAGCTGGCTCGGTGTCACCATGTACCTCACCCGCGGTGCGGTGGAGCGGACGCTCGCGTGGCTCGGCCGCCTCGCGCCCGGCACGGAGCTCGTCGTGGAGTACCTGCTCCCCGAGGCGCTGTGGGACGCCGCCGGCCGGGAGTACGCGGAGCACGTCCGGGCGGCCGCGGCCGGATTCGGGGAACCATGGGTGACCTTCTTCGCCCCCGAGGAGATGTCCGCCCTGCTGGAGAGGCACGGGTTCGAGGTGATCGAGCAGGCACGGCAGCGCGAGGCGATCGACGCCGCCCTGTGGCACCGGTCCGATTCGCTGAGCGCCTGCGACCTGTCGGTCTTCGCCCATGCCCGGGTACGCCGCGATCCGGCCGCGGGCGGCGGCGCCTGA
- a CDS encoding DUF2207 family protein, translating into MVNLARRLRLLILLPFAVLAAAPAHADEAPGRITATEVTMELRTDGVLHVKESVTLAGGPVQRKLITRTRYDDTRDRLYRISNVKGASFDGQTLTMAKSGTVEYDVTGAVTPLPGSVELRWFPVAGPAESATVTVTGPQPIHHLSCFAGPPSSVIGCTSASMDHTGASATFEQQNLRAGELLTVAVGFPQGAAKAQPILERRFELSTAFTLNAVTGTALAALLVVLLGGVGLLYWTRGRDARVISTESGPLSGHRNGVFTPPDGVRPGQIGTLIDEQADVVDVTATILDLAVRGYLRIDEQPRQAYDAPDWRLVKLPGARVDELLPYERALYDALFDGRDSVLLSELHGSFAERLDAVRDALYEDVVRQGWFARRPDSVRSRWTTLGIITIVIGVLGTVLLAWFTTYGLLGLAVIIAGAALAYGGQFMPAKTAKGSAALAHTLGFRRYLAEGGIDDVPPERRIELFSRYLPYAVIFDNVDPWARVVSSFTGNGERADHLYWYQGPAEWDLSKFADSMRTFTVTTSGAISASRRFRSL; encoded by the coding sequence GTGGTGAATTTGGCACGCCGATTAAGATTGTTGATCTTGCTCCCCTTTGCCGTCCTTGCGGCGGCTCCGGCCCATGCCGACGAGGCGCCGGGCCGGATCACCGCCACCGAGGTGACGATGGAGTTGCGCACCGACGGCGTGCTCCACGTCAAGGAGTCGGTCACCCTCGCCGGCGGACCGGTCCAGCGCAAGCTCATCACCCGCACCCGGTACGACGACACCCGCGACCGGCTCTACCGGATCTCGAACGTCAAGGGCGCCTCGTTCGACGGGCAGACCCTGACGATGGCCAAGAGCGGCACGGTGGAGTACGACGTCACCGGTGCGGTCACCCCGCTGCCCGGCAGCGTGGAGCTGCGCTGGTTCCCCGTGGCGGGCCCCGCCGAGAGCGCCACGGTCACGGTCACCGGCCCTCAGCCCATCCACCACCTGTCCTGTTTCGCCGGGCCGCCGTCCTCCGTCATCGGCTGCACCTCGGCCTCGATGGACCACACCGGCGCCTCGGCCACGTTCGAGCAGCAGAACCTCCGCGCCGGTGAGCTCCTCACCGTCGCCGTCGGCTTCCCCCAGGGGGCGGCCAAGGCCCAGCCGATCCTGGAGCGCCGGTTCGAGCTCTCCACCGCCTTCACCCTGAACGCGGTCACCGGTACGGCGCTCGCCGCGCTGCTCGTGGTCCTCCTCGGCGGCGTCGGCCTCCTCTACTGGACCCGCGGCCGGGACGCCCGGGTGATCAGCACCGAGTCCGGCCCGCTGAGCGGGCACCGGAACGGCGTGTTCACCCCGCCCGACGGCGTGCGGCCGGGACAGATCGGCACCCTCATCGACGAGCAGGCGGACGTCGTCGACGTCACCGCCACCATCCTCGACCTCGCGGTCCGCGGCTACCTGCGGATCGACGAGCAGCCCCGGCAGGCGTACGACGCCCCGGACTGGCGGCTGGTCAAGCTGCCCGGCGCCCGGGTCGACGAGCTCCTCCCCTACGAGCGCGCCCTCTACGACGCGCTCTTCGACGGCCGGGACTCGGTGCTGCTGTCGGAGCTCCACGGCTCGTTCGCCGAGAGGCTCGACGCGGTCCGGGACGCGCTCTACGAGGACGTGGTACGGCAGGGCTGGTTCGCCAGGCGGCCCGACTCCGTCCGCTCCCGGTGGACCACCCTGGGGATCATCACGATCGTGATCGGCGTGCTGGGCACCGTGCTGCTCGCCTGGTTCACCACGTACGGACTGCTCGGCCTCGCCGTGATCATCGCCGGCGCGGCGCTCGCGTACGGCGGGCAGTTCATGCCGGCGAAGACCGCGAAGGGGTCGGCGGCCCTCGCGCACACCCTGGGCTTCCGCCGGTACCTGGCGGAGGGCGGTATCGACGACGTGCCGCCGGAGCGACGGATCGAGCTGTTCTCCCGCTATCTGCCGTACGCCGTGATCTTCGACAACGTGGACCCCTGGGCGAGGGTGGTGAGCTCGTTCACCGGCAACGGCGAGCGGGCGGACCACCTGTACTGGTACCAGGGCCCCGCCGAGTGGGATCTGTCGAAGTTCGCCGACTCGATGCGGACGTTCACGGTGACCACCTCCGGCGCGATCTCCGCCAGCCGCCGGTTCCGCTCGCTGTAG
- a CDS encoding magnesium transporter CorA family protein has protein sequence MARSRLYRNGALAAEGFPAAEVAGLIRDPSAVVWLDLCAPGREELEALGAELGVHELAVEDAVKRRQRPKLDAYDGHLFLSVHAARFDAGSGGLRVAEAAAFVARNVLVTVREPDFPIDEVVRRWDEQAGLAAHGVMFLLYGLLDYVVDTHFDAVERIDDEVEALEETVFGDGPVTPADQRRAYRIRKSLVRLRRIVVPMREVVNGLMRREEELGDGRMRPYLLDVYDHVLRATEWTESLRELLADIREAHLTMQGNRMNMIMKRVTSWAAIIAVPTLITGFYGQNLPFPGFGQVWGFWVSNALIVIASVTLYLTFRSRDWL, from the coding sequence GTGGCACGTTCCCGGCTGTACCGCAACGGGGCGCTGGCGGCGGAGGGCTTCCCGGCCGCCGAGGTCGCCGGCCTGATCCGGGATCCGTCGGCGGTGGTGTGGCTCGACCTGTGCGCGCCCGGCCGGGAGGAGCTCGAGGCCCTCGGCGCGGAGCTGGGCGTCCACGAGCTCGCCGTGGAGGACGCGGTCAAGCGCCGGCAGCGGCCGAAGCTCGACGCCTACGACGGGCACCTCTTCCTCAGCGTGCACGCCGCCCGGTTCGACGCGGGGTCGGGCGGGCTGCGCGTCGCCGAGGCGGCCGCGTTCGTCGCCCGCAACGTCCTGGTGACCGTCCGGGAGCCGGACTTCCCGATCGACGAGGTGGTCCGCAGGTGGGACGAACAAGCGGGCCTCGCGGCGCACGGGGTGATGTTCCTCCTGTACGGCCTGCTCGACTACGTGGTGGACACCCACTTCGACGCGGTCGAGCGGATCGACGACGAGGTCGAGGCGCTGGAGGAGACGGTCTTCGGCGACGGGCCGGTGACCCCGGCGGATCAGCGGCGCGCGTACCGGATCCGCAAGAGCCTGGTGCGGCTGCGCCGGATCGTGGTGCCGATGCGCGAGGTGGTGAACGGCCTCATGCGGCGGGAGGAGGAGCTCGGCGACGGCCGCATGCGGCCGTACCTGCTGGACGTGTACGACCACGTGCTGCGGGCCACCGAGTGGACGGAGTCCCTCCGCGAGCTGCTGGCCGACATCCGGGAGGCGCACCTGACCATGCAGGGCAACCGGATGAACATGATCATGAAGCGGGTGACGAGCTGGGCGGCGATCATCGCCGTGCCCACGCTGATCACCGGGTTCTACGGGCAGAACCTGCCCTTCCCCGGGTTCGGCCAGGTGTGGGGGTTCTGGGTGTCCAACGCGCTGATCGTGATCGCCTCGGTCACCCTCTACCTGACGTTCCGCAGCCGCGACTGGCTGTGA
- a CDS encoding DUF2516 family protein — MFGPVNSILSLIFWLISVTAFVMSVWALVHAVRIPARAFAAAGKQTKQLWLIILGFATLFTFAAAVNYGGIGTGLPNIFTIAAIIASGIYLADVKPAVTMYRSGGSEGPYGPW, encoded by the coding sequence ATGTTCGGACCGGTGAACAGCATTTTGAGCCTTATCTTTTGGCTGATCTCGGTCACGGCCTTCGTCATGTCCGTCTGGGCGCTCGTGCACGCGGTGCGGATTCCGGCGCGAGCCTTCGCCGCGGCGGGCAAGCAGACCAAGCAGCTCTGGCTGATCATCCTGGGTTTCGCGACGCTGTTCACCTTCGCCGCCGCCGTCAACTACGGCGGGATCGGGACCGGGCTGCCGAACATCTTCACCATCGCCGCCATCATCGCCTCCGGCATCTACCTCGCCGACGTGAAGCCCGCGGTCACCATGTACCGCAGCGGCGGAAGCGAGGGCCCGTACGGCCCCTGGTGA
- a CDS encoding helix-turn-helix domain-containing protein, whose amino-acid sequence MELPKVGSLGEFIRQQRQQAKISLRQLAAQASVSTPYLSQVERGLRKPSAEILNQIAKALSISAQALYERAGLIENGDGTSDVLTAIRADMTLTPRQRQVLIDIYESFRKENRAASAQPRPSAEPLGDGDPASSRDGVTPESQEG is encoded by the coding sequence ATGGAACTGCCGAAGGTCGGCTCGCTTGGTGAGTTCATCCGTCAGCAGCGGCAGCAGGCGAAGATCTCGCTGCGCCAGCTCGCCGCCCAGGCGAGCGTGTCCACCCCCTACCTCAGCCAGGTGGAGCGAGGTCTGCGCAAGCCCAGCGCCGAGATCCTGAACCAGATCGCCAAGGCGCTGAGCATCTCGGCCCAGGCGCTCTACGAGCGGGCGGGCCTCATCGAGAACGGCGACGGCACCAGCGACGTGCTGACCGCGATCCGTGCCGACATGACGCTCACCCCCCGGCAGCGCCAGGTCCTCATCGACATCTACGAATCGTTCCGCAAGGAGAACCGGGCCGCCTCCGCTCAGCCGCGGCCATCGGCTGAGCCTCTCGGGGATGGCGACCCGGCCTCCTCGCGTGACGGCGTCACACCGGAATCGCAGGAAGGATAG